The window ccagatgtaccgcgagcgtgtcgaccgcatGGATGAACGCcagcacgagttcaggcagagccaagagctaccgtaggcaggggctgctggtcatggtctcatggacgagttttattttgttgagtcgtttcgacgtggatagctatgtacaTTCgtagcaatcatagtattgctctgtttattcctatatttcaatgtgtgtactctgtttttcGTTCTTATACGTTCTGTTTTAATGTTTTTATATACGCTTttcattctgtatatgtggatgataacagctagattcaaattaatatacaaaaacagatagaaaatggaattcataatatatatataggacaaatgtttcctacaagcagtggtagttaccaccacttgcgTTTTGTATTTTGCATGTAGTATCTATCAAAATCGAGAGTATGTACGTGTAGTATGTAATATATAACAATGATCAAATAGCATATATACTAATTTTTAGGTAGTATGTACCATGTTTTGAGTATGCTcttttttacgtacaaatatgtaTGTATTTCACAATATAATAAAAATTATGTgctcatatgcaattttttcatgtaacttgctttgaaatatcttaaatatagtatatgaacatatttaaaataataaaatagtatataaagtaccacatggtagtatatgagatATGTGGGGTAACTACCATCGGGTGTTAGGATGGATTTTCcctatatatacatacatacacacacacacacacagatataTATATTGTTAGGATGGATTTTCCCTATATATACATCTGGGCTATTCTGTTACCCTACTTGAACTGATGAAATTCGAGCGGTTGAACTGATGCTTTCTGTTGCTGTTAAAAATCGTCTTCTttagttcaatttttttttcattttttttgaaaaaacggAGCATATAATATATTGTTGGAAAGCTCTTGACATCCACATTACAATCTTATAATTGGTTTTACAAAAAAAATATgatttaagagcagttttgaaaaaatCGTTTTCTTAAAAACAAAAAACGCGAATCGTATTTTGGACTTAATTTTCAAACGGTTCGTCGGAATTGAGCAAATGAGATGGCGTTGAAAAGCTTGTGAAAATCCGCATCTTCCATATATCTACTATTTTTCAAATTCTATatgatttaaaattaatttgaaaaaCGGTGAAATTCTGGGCGAAATTGTTTTCACTGTTTTTTGCAAACAGTTTTTCGGATTGACGCAAATTATACggcgttggaaagctatggaaaaTGAGCAACTTTTGCGTATAGGAAGTTTTTTCTAATTCCTTACGGTTTAAATACGAATTCAAATACGGTTAAAATTGGTTTTGAACGCGGTTTTTTTTAAAGTTTGTcgaaatggggcaaataatataccgttggaTAGCTATAAAAAACGCGAAACTTAGTCATGTTCGACGTTTTCTCTACTTTGCAACCGTTTAAGAGTAATCTTGAATACGGCATGACGGATCCTGCTGTTTTCTCGTCTGAAAAACAGAGTAGTCGTACTGATATATGTGTATGTTTGTACTGAGCTATTTTTTTGAGAGTAATTTTAAATGGTTCCGAAAAAAGGTACTTGTACTAATGTTTGCATGGGTTTGTACTAAGCGTGTTTTCACTAACTAGACTTTGCTCCGTTTTTTGGATAATATTTTTCTCGTAAATTTTCAACGGTTTACTGTATCCTATCCCTGAACTTGCATGGTTTGTATTGTTAAACTGAATGTTATTGTATCATCGGCCCTGTACTTGCATGGTTTATATCATCGAACTGAatgatatttttttcaaaaagaaaatgtttttttatttttatttttttgaactaAACATTTTTTTACAACGATGTTCTGGACTTCTCTTATTTTATGACTTGTACTTTACCATTTGAATCGCACGGGGTTTCCTTTTGCTTGAACTTTTATAATTTGAATTTCTGTCATTTCTTTTATTCCGAACGGACCACCGTTTTTAACTTGTACTGACCAATATTTTTAATTAAACCAATTTTCCTTTGTAGAACGGACCATCGTTTTTGTTTGTACGGATCAGTTGTAGAACTTGGACATCAATGTCACAGAATTAATTTGTGAGCTTCTCACGTTTCCTTTTAAAGTTGTTTTTTCCCTCGAACTTTGACATCAATGTCACAGAATTAATTTGTGAGCTTCTCACGTTTCTTGATGAACTTTATATTGTTTGAAGTTTTCATAATGTTCTCTTTTTTCCGGATCTCTTCTTTTCATGATTCTGAACTTTTCACTTTTTTATCTTTGAACTTTCTAGATTCTTTGTACCTCAAACCTCATCAATTCTTCTCTGAATGCCTGACATTCCTTTCTTTTCTAAATTTCCAGAAAAATGGTTTTCTGTAACTGTAAAACTTTTTATTTGTGAACTTATGTTTTTTCTACCATGTACTTGCCTACATTTTTAAACAAAACATGATACCATCAGCTTACGAAAATACAAAGAAATTCACAAAGAGTACATCTCTCAGGAAACTAGCCTTGAACATATCAATGTATAGAGAGTACATCTCTCAGGAAACTGTGTGAACCTCGCTGATTTAACAATATGAACTTATAAACAGACACTACAATCCTTTTTCTATCTTATGTTacgaaaataaaaaaaattagaaaGACAATGTGGATCTCATGGCTTTAACAATTTGAACTTCAGAACAAACACTATAATCATACAATATGAACACTTTTCTTTTTTATATACCAAATTCACAAACTTTCACCGTGGCAGTGTGTGAACCTCACGGCTTTTAATAATTTGAACTTTAAAACAAACACCATAATCTTACAATATGAACTCTCACATAGCTCAAATCACAAATATATAAACACAAAGGCTTTCTTTACTGTTAAAGAACTTTCTTTGGAGGTTTGGACTTTCTCAATTCTGATTTTTGGAACTCTCCATGTAGCTAGACATAAACCTTTTTTTCATGGGCGACCACTGTGTAGGAGAGCTCATTGGCAACCACACACGCCGAGTTCTTATGCTGCAATATAAAGCAAGTGCCAATTAAAGCTCATTGCAAGGGCATTCTACCATTAAATATATTCCAGCAAGTGCCAATTGCGCTCGATTGCATATGTACTTGAAGGAATTTTTACTAAACACCACAATCATCTACTTGTATTCATCATTTACTGCTATGACTAGTTGGAAGGACAACAGACCAATCGAGTGGCATGAGTTACGGTGGCCCATTACACAtaaaatttgaacttctttttgTACCAAGAGGGCTGGGGCGTGTTTTTTGTTTTGAACTAGCAGTACATTATTTCAGTCAGCTCGATCTTCATCAGTACTAGAATGACTAGACAAGAAGTTTAGATTTGTAGCAGCACACACACCAAACTTACAGAATTTTTCTTCAACTTTTTTAGGTGATTGCATCAGTACTAGTATGATTGGAAAAATATTTCAGATTTGTAGCAGCACACACATGAAACTTAGAATTTTATGGAAATGGACGAGTTCTGATTTTTCGAACTCCTCCAATGGTTGCACATGAACTGAGCAATATAGCGACTGAAGGTACATAATTTTGATCTGAAAAGCTACTTGACTGAAAATTGACATACACATCCAAAAGTTTAAAACTACAAGACCTACCCTATGTTTTTCTGCTACTACACTATAACTTTTATTCAAAACGTCTCTGAACTTTAAACCTCAATCTTCCTTCAACTGTAATTTTCATTTCGAAAAAAGGATCCAAAAAGCAAAAGCAGAAACTGTACAAAAGGTTTTAGACATCAAACCAGTAGAGAATTGAAAAGGCATCCGGCAGCAACTTGCTAAACATAGCACGAGTCATATACATACGCATTTCAGCCGATGATGAAGCGAGCTAgcaatcatccatcaagatgctCTTTTTTGGCTCACTAAGCTTGACAGGGGAGGAGCTGTACTTGTCACAACATCACTACTTGAACTGGTGTGAGTACCATACCTGGATGGACGGGGAAGAAGGGAGACGGTCGGGCGCTTCGCAGGGAGTAGGCAAGAGGAGGAGGCATCCACAGGACGTGCTTGGAGCACCGTGCGCCGCCGGATGGTGGCTGCAGGAGCGTTGCAGCTGGGCAGTGCGGCGGTTCGGACGACGGCATCCAGGCTTGTCTGCCGGTGGCGCTGTGGAAGACAAGTGGAGCAGGCCCGCGGTGCAGTTGAAGCCAAGTGGAGCATGCCGTCTCTAGCAAATTTCAAGCACAAGTTAGCTATTCTTTACTTGCAGCTGAGAAATGGACCAATGGTTAACTATAATGAAGTGCAGACATAGTGAAAAAGCAAACTCTGAACTATTACTTGCAGCTAAGAAAATGTTCAAAGAAAAATGAGTTGGCATTCTCACTGTGTGGGTGCTCAATGGGTGCAGCGCTGGGTGAAGATGGTGGTCGCAGTTCCACTTGGACTGCGGTCAGAGCTCGACTTGGATGCATGGATGCTGTAGCCGAAGAAACACCATGGAGCTTTTGTGAAAACAAACTCTAAACTTTTCTGGAGCTTTTTGTTGAGCTGAAGTACTGAAGCAAATACCTGATGGCATCAAGAAAACAAGTGTCTAAATCATTTAGCAATAAAAGCGATGGTACGGAAAAATTGAATTAATGTTTTTCTCTCATTCCGATGGTATGGAAGAAACACCATATTTTTATGAAACCGCATGAGTTCTGGTTTTTTGAACTCCTCCAGTGCTTACACATGAACTGAGCAATAAGCAACATAATGTTTTTTCTCTGAACTTTATAGGGGATAAACACTTGAACTTATGAAATGACAGCACACCACGCACATCTGCTTCATACCTCTGTCCCGTTGCTCGCTGTGGTACACTTGCCACCTACTCGTTGTCGCCGGCCGTACCCTACACACATCAGCAACCAATTAAGCACGCACCGCAACACACCTAGGGCTGTATCTTCAGTACACTTTGAACTGATGATATAGTAGATTAATAGCACAAGAAAACAATTCTGTAGTCACATCTTCAGAATTCTATAGGTACACCCCAGGACTTTTGAACTGATGGCATGGTTGTTTTGGGtaggctggaggtggaaccttaCATCTCATTTCAATTGAGGTTCCATGTGACACTTGCTTCCCATTCAACCTTGCTTCCCATTTCATCAGTACTAGTATGACTCAACAATAAATTCAGAATTGTAGCATCGTTAAGGAAACAATGTCGAGAGCCACCATCGACGGACCACCGCCAATGGGATCCTCGGGAACCCCGCtcatggatgagcaaggaggagcCCCGCTCATGGATGAGCAGAAGATGCTCGTAAATGAACTTTTTGGGAGGATTTATATTCTTATGTGTGTACTGTTGTTTTTGCAGAGTGGACTTATGTTCTTATGTACTTTGAACTCTAAAGTCACACAACACAAAAGCCAATGAgcttttttcatttttctttcacATTTTGAACCACTGAGCTTTTTTTAAGGTGAACTTATATTTTTCATGCACCTTCCCATTTTTCAGATCATACTATATTTCAAAGCCAGCTGTAACACAGCTCAGTTATTTTGCATGAACTTTTCTAAGGAAAAGCTAGAAATACTTACTCAAAGTTCAGTAAAAGATTAAGGGAAATAAATTGCAGTGCCAATAGCGAATCCTCTGCCATTTTAGTGTTCATGCTCAATCCTAATTTCAGCATCATTATCAAAGGAGTTAAAATCCTGATTTGCAAGTACCTCTGGATGCATCAATATACACTTAGCTAGGACTAGTTATTGTGAAATTAAAACTAAAAAGATTGTCCAATTCTCAGAAACATAACAACAAAGAGGTTATGGGCAGCAGAGCACATGTGCTTACCAAAATTCAAATGCACGCATATCGCAATCTAAAATAATTATTGGAATCGAGAGAATTACAGAGGGATTTCTTCCATTCACAAAATCCATGGCATACATGCTGCAAGTATGGGTGAGAGAGAGGAGACACGAACATGGGGCGGTTGGAGAGTACGGTCGCTAATGTTGTTCGCCGACTTGCAACAGAATACCATAGCCCGACAGGTCGCTGGACGGCCTGGGGCGACGGGGTTGGACTGCTGGACGCAGCGGCAACCGAACCCGCATTCTGCAGCCCGTTCAACCTCCCTTGTGCTGCAGTTCCGAGAAAAAACAAATTAGCGGGAGAAGAGCAGTAGAGAGGGAAGAGGTAAGACGGATGCATGGACTGCTGCTAGTTTTATTGTTGAACCGCAGCTAAAGACACGACAGCTGGGATGCCCTCGCGTGCGTGGAGTTTTGAGCAGAGGCGGCGGCCGGACCTCACACTCACGGCGGCGAGGAACGCGTGCGCCCAGCGGATCCGGCGAGCTGGGAAGCCCCTGGCGGGGGTAGCCGCGGGGGAGGACGAGGCACGGCTGTGGCCAGGGCGGCCGACGCGCTCGACGGCGGGATCCAGCAGGAGGCGCGCAGTGGAGGGAGGGAAGGAGGCGGCCGGAGCAAGGGGAAGaggtggccggcggcggggaagaagacggTCTGCATCCACTAGGCGACCATCGTCGACGtgggggaaggaggaggccgaCGCTGGGGTAAGGGACGCGGCCGGCCGtcggggagagggaggcggcgcgTGGGAGTAGGGGGCGGCGGCGCGTGGGAGCAGGGGGGCGGCGGCCGACGTCGCGTGGGAGCAGGGGGTGGCGGCGCCGGTGCGTGGGAGCAGGGGGCGGAGCCGTCGGGGAGGGGTGGTTCGAGAATATGCTGCGGACTGGGTGGGCTTTCTCTGTGTTTCGGGTGGGGTGCAGCGCCGGGTTTTGCAAAATGGATCGGGCCCTTATAGGGGCGAGGGGTAACAAAATATTCtgttaatatatatatatatattcgtCACCCTGGTGaagaatagttattcttcacctcCTTTATTTTACCATCAATACACCGTAATTTTATGTTTCGTAAGTTTTATCTTATTTCTGACGTAAAAAAAATATAATcgtcgtaaaaaatattttatgttatataaaattacaaacgtaaaaacatagtgtaaaatacaCATAAACTGCAAAATTTCTTCTCTTATGccgtatatttttattttttatgccaaattttacgaagtgaatcaataagaatgtaactatttgaattccaaatgtaatttaattatgaaatgatcgtaagattacctcggccgaagaataacttattctgcaccctgggtgatgaatatatatatatatgagataTGTGGGGGGTAGTTACCCCACATGTCTCATATACTATCATATGGTATTCTACATACTACGTTATCATTATAAGTATGTTCATATATTATATATAAGATAATTCAAAGTGGGTAACATGAAAAAATTACAAGTTGGCCCTTGGTTTTTTATTATATTTGTAAAATATGTATATATTTGTATGTAAAATAGAACATACTGAAAATACGATGCATACTACCTAAAAAGTACTATATATATACTATCTAAACattcttatatactacatactacgcgTACATACTCTCCGATTTGATAGATAGTACATATAACATACAAATCtcaagtggtggtaactaccactggTGGTAGATAAAATTTATCATATATATAttatcacatatacgtgatgatacttaactactaggtacaatgcataaaattgaaaataaACAATACTAAAAccaataatccctcctggggccagtatttcagcagcccctcgccagcagctccctggtgcgcggcgtcttctcagtgcggaggcagtactccgcctcctccgccttgcAACACTTGACGTACcaatctgcctcttgctggcgcaTGAGCGGGAACGAttttgccatttcgttgggcgcccaccagagctcctcgtcggtggcacgctggagcttataggcccacctccacgcagcgacgaggcgcccaacgcctttgaccttcctcgcgaagtacccgtcttcatACACCTCCTCCGCACGACGACGCCCCCGCCCCGAATCTCCGTCGCCTCCTTTTTTcgggcggcatcacgggcttcacaggccacctggtacctggcttcctcctccgccatctccttctttaacgccacttgcctggctttctcagccggtgGTAGCGACTTCCACaaacaaagattgtactggccccaaaaccaatccaaagttggggggtccggcgcaacctcgtccggcgacgcgtaggggtcctcgtcgctgctattcGAGTGAGTGTCCTCGGGGGGCAGCGACTCCTCGTCGgtgcgtgggcagaccggcggcgctatggcagagatttgagagagatagagagggcgagcgaggggatgATGTatatgagaatgcaggcgggacgacgtgagcaaggtagtatttattggcggctggaatctagatcgacgggaacagtacacacgccggtcgccggaatttatgagtactgtagtttgaattacacacgattcccgcagcaaaatccgtgtgtgaacataatagctgacggttttcAATACAGAACCGTGTTTGATTAATGGTCcccgccactcacctaccaaGGCTCGAGCCACGAGATacagtgccaatcgtgtgggggccggttgtcttgccagatctttacattttcttttttgaacaccagatatttacatcatctgatgattttttaactcgcacacaagtacacaaaaatataatctttcaaaccgttatggttagttgttgcatgtagatgtagttcaaatttgacttatggtCATTAAAAGGCTAGAAAAttacttaaatgtctttaaaaggtcaaatgacccctgaaattttccaaattttcacatgacagttgtattagtgcatgttaaacatagaaaaaaaattgaaggccgtaagagaaagctatctcccgttcgtcatcaaacatgcattgttccctctcggaaccacgaaccttctagcgagttgctccggtttgtgaggggggtgtgtccaaacttttgtcaaacaggccaatttttttaccacattatcttggtggcatgacattacatcaagcaaggtttcatatttttctgatcattttttaatattttggaattaaaatgccatgtcactccatgcatacatatgcatgtgtccatgtcgtgagacaaatatatttgaaaattccttctaatttactgcacatggaattaactcgcacacaagtacacaaatatgatttttcaaaccgttatggttaggcgttgcatgtagatatagttcaaatttaaattacggtcattaaatggctaggaaatcacttaaatgtctttaaaaggtcaaatgacccctagaattttccaaattttcacattacagttgtagtagtgcacgttaaacgtagaaaaatttgaaggccataagaggatgCTATCTCCCGTTTGTGATCAAACAATtattgttccctctcgaaactacgggccttctagtgagttgctccggtttgtgaggggcgtatgtccaaactttcgtcaaacatgccaatatttttaccacatcatcttggtggcatgacattacatcaaccaaggtttcatatgatttctgatatttttttaattttttggaattaaaatgtcatggcacatcatgcatacatatgcatgtgtccatgtcgtgagacaaatatgtttgaaaattccttttaatttactgcacatggaattaactcgcacacaagtacacaaatatgattttcaaaccgttatggttagccgttgcatgtagatgtgattcaaatttaaattacggtcattaaatgactggaaaatcacttaaatgtcttcaaaaggttaaatgacccctgaaagtttccaaattttcacatggcagttgtattagtgcatgttacacatagaaaaaaaattgaagactgtaagaggaagctatctccgttcgtcatcaaacatgtattattccctctcggaaccacgagccttctagtgagttgctccggtttgtgaggggtgtgtgtgtccaaactttcatcgcacatgccaaattttttaccacatcatcttggtggcatgacattacatcaaccaaggtttcatgtgtttttgatttttttttggaatttaaatgccatggcattccatgcttaattgtgtcatagccgttagaccaatatgtttgaaaattccttccagtttactgcacatggaattaagtcgcacacaagtacacaaaatatgacttttcataccattatggttagctgttgcatgtacatgtagtttgaattttaattacggtcattaaatggctagaaaaccacttaaatgtcttaaaaggtcaaatgacccctgaaattttgcaaaatttgacatgacagttgtattagtactgcaaaatttctcgtacatttaaaacaccatccgtttccaatttactccaaattcgtctttcacagctaataaaaaatatctacaacatcacacagttgttttctaggaaccgtttgcgatgaaaatatctaggtctatttaagtctccctccttaagctttgCCGACTCGCCTGCTCCAGTGCccgcaacccccgaatccacgaatcccgatccccattcccgtacccccttcttgcaaagatgacgccgtggaaacgcttcgtggaggcccgtacgatggccgagtccccccgagcgccgccgccagcgccgagagcacggccgcctacgccgagagtgccgccgcatccgcattgagcgctgACGCTTCCATCAAGAGGGCGTCTGCGGTAGCctacagggcagctgcagcaacTGCTGGTGCGACGACgactgcaaacgccgagagcgctcgagttGCCGTCTGTGCCaccgatgtcgccctggccccggtcgaggccatccacgccaagatcgaggatacacacgccaagatattccaggccacctcggactctagcatgcaacccacgtctgaaaaggcggcggtggccatggag is drawn from Aegilops tauschii subsp. strangulata cultivar AL8/78 chromosome 1, Aet v6.0, whole genome shotgun sequence and contains these coding sequences:
- the LOC109763639 gene encoding uncharacterized protein, with the protein product MHPSYLFPLYCSSPANLFFLGTAAQGRLNGLQNAGSVAAASSSPTPSPQAVQRPVGLWYSVASRRTTLATVLSNRPMVRPATTSRWQVYHSEQRDRASMHPSRALTAVQVELRPPSSPSAAPIEHPHKTACSTWLQLHRGPAPLVFHSATGRQAWMPSSEPPHCPAATLLQPPSGGARCSKHVLWMPPPLAYSLRSARPSPFFPVHPA